The Yersinia intermedia genome window below encodes:
- a CDS encoding AAA family ATPase codes for MISSITANGTDIKLRNSSVGDINIYSMDSLSLLIGINGSGKTKCLCSIISHFFPKNNMQLISECNIWNSRGERIDNSEIKNWGVIYFTPLPFRPKLDIRNNRFINASPAPSGRNTVFDLIGYEDLISDFGISPKVVAMRTTNISKIARLILNIALDNKDLNKDSILLNHGLANILSLREEIDSNNYNSNNDNTGVYNNNKNIQTEIDHIMESCSAHLIDTVHSDIGEDKLFSIFSIIDWASTKKQFNNNVVVSLLNRYLGLNIRLNRKYRENKLQFECENKIDSLFYFLKHEVADYNITRNSRFNEVLLKLEFEIKPYEGKEILTKYNLNDIFKIEFSEMSSGQTAILAQIGAISDSITKLSERGITSILLLIDEGDAFLHMDWQRKYISSLNKMLGKLKVSLGIKHLQLILATHSPLLATDVPKDFISRLSVENNALSGFASPLYILLNESFGTKTIGEFATDKIEKIFNKIPYNNLTEEDHYLIENIDNPLIKNEIERLVLQYKD; via the coding sequence ATGATTAGTTCAATCACAGCAAATGGCACCGATATAAAACTAAGAAACTCTAGTGTAGGCGACATTAACATCTACTCTATGGATTCATTATCTTTGCTTATAGGTATAAATGGTTCGGGCAAGACAAAATGCTTATGCAGTATAATTAGTCATTTTTTCCCTAAAAACAACATGCAATTAATAAGTGAATGCAATATATGGAACTCCCGTGGCGAGAGAATAGATAATTCTGAAATTAAAAACTGGGGTGTTATATACTTTACTCCTCTACCATTTAGACCGAAATTAGATATTAGAAATAATAGGTTTATTAATGCATCTCCAGCACCAAGTGGAAGAAACACGGTATTTGATCTTATAGGGTATGAAGATTTAATATCTGACTTTGGGATTTCTCCAAAAGTTGTCGCAATGCGAACAACTAATATTAGCAAAATTGCAAGATTGATACTTAATATAGCCTTAGACAATAAAGATCTTAATAAAGATAGCATACTGTTAAATCACGGGCTAGCTAATATATTGTCGCTACGAGAAGAAATAGATAGCAATAACTACAATTCTAATAATGACAACACCGGAGTATACAATAACAATAAAAATATTCAAACTGAAATTGATCATATCATGGAAAGTTGTTCTGCACATTTAATCGATACGGTACATAGCGATATAGGTGAGGATAAGCTTTTTTCAATATTCAGCATAATAGATTGGGCAAGCACAAAGAAGCAGTTCAATAATAATGTAGTTGTTTCACTATTAAACAGATACTTAGGGTTAAATATTCGTTTAAACAGAAAGTACAGAGAAAACAAATTACAATTTGAATGTGAAAATAAAATTGATAGCTTATTTTATTTTTTAAAACATGAGGTAGCAGATTATAATATAACTAGGAATTCACGATTTAATGAGGTACTTTTAAAACTTGAATTTGAAATAAAACCTTATGAGGGTAAGGAAATTTTAACAAAATACAATTTAAATGATATATTTAAAATTGAGTTTTCTGAAATGAGTTCTGGACAGACAGCTATTTTAGCTCAAATTGGTGCCATATCTGATTCTATTACCAAACTTTCAGAGAGAGGTATTACATCAATACTATTGTTGATAGATGAAGGGGATGCTTTTTTGCACATGGATTGGCAAAGAAAATATATTTCTAGTTTGAACAAAATGCTAGGAAAACTGAAAGTATCTCTAGGGATAAAACATTTACAACTTATTTTAGCCACGCACTCTCCACTATTAGCGACAGATGTCCCCAAAGATTTTATAAGCAGGCTATCAGTTGAAAATAACGCCTTGAGTGGTTTTGCATCCCCTCTTTATATTTTACTAAATGAATCCTTCGGAACTAAAACCATTGGAGAGTTTGCAACAGATAAAATTGAAAAAATCTTTAATAAAATACCTTATAATAACTTGACTGAAGAAGATCATTACCTTATAGAAAATATAGACAACCCTTTAATAAAAAATGAAATTGAACGGTTAGTTCTACAGTATAAGGATTGA
- the mobQ gene encoding MobQ family relaxase gives MAIFHLEFKIVKRSEGMSSCRKAAYHTRCRITDDRTGNTYDFSHRSDLFHHQILAPASAPSHIIESSTALWNKVEEDERQSNGQTARYFDVAIPTEINNEDKIKLVLDYCQKNFVDKGMIADIAFHDLDSQNPHAHVMLTLKPITAEGFGKKDRSWNDKKNVIKWRESWATFTNSYLAAAGSDARIDHRSIEIQHDEALENATITFDVEEKALWIAKAALTSRPAMQRIPRAKWNSQTAQQQRAAEQAVRDEMKQEAAATYNTFKDLDLQIVVDLNSFTVSHMPEPVEIILTDAGSQSASEEQKPVLVAPTPHTRTKLKTLSSSTPGAIKRAPVKSKKKQVKPKKKGIFKRFTLLVAEFFKGRFIWAKKKPAPVSVDAEHDKRIAENYVFDEVQGIYVSRSEHEKRVRFNSNDYRPTPDKIRSFPSHPKEKQYNAANNLDFPSQDNQIKPSSIKMDNQNFRP, from the coding sequence ATGGCAATATTTCATCTGGAGTTTAAAATTGTGAAACGCTCGGAGGGTATGTCTTCCTGTAGGAAAGCTGCCTACCATACACGTTGCAGAATCACAGATGATCGCACTGGCAATACCTACGATTTTAGCCACCGTTCTGATTTATTCCATCATCAGATATTAGCCCCTGCTTCTGCTCCTTCTCATATTATCGAAAGCTCAACAGCCTTATGGAATAAAGTCGAAGAGGATGAGCGTCAGAGCAATGGTCAAACAGCTCGCTATTTTGATGTCGCTATTCCCACTGAAATTAACAATGAAGATAAGATAAAACTGGTTTTAGATTACTGTCAGAAGAACTTTGTCGATAAAGGCATGATTGCTGATATCGCTTTTCATGATCTTGATAGCCAAAACCCCCATGCACATGTGATGCTGACATTAAAACCGATCACTGCTGAAGGCTTTGGTAAAAAAGACAGAAGCTGGAATGACAAGAAAAACGTGATCAAGTGGCGTGAATCATGGGCAACATTTACTAATAGCTATCTGGCTGCCGCTGGCAGTGATGCACGTATTGACCACCGTTCTATTGAGATCCAGCATGATGAAGCTCTTGAGAATGCCACTATCACATTTGACGTTGAAGAAAAAGCATTATGGATTGCTAAAGCAGCATTAACCAGTCGTCCAGCTATGCAACGTATACCTCGTGCTAAATGGAACAGTCAAACAGCTCAACAACAACGTGCTGCTGAACAGGCTGTTCGTGATGAGATGAAGCAAGAAGCTGCAGCAACATACAATACGTTTAAAGATTTAGATCTGCAGATAGTAGTAGACCTAAACAGTTTCACTGTTTCACATATGCCTGAGCCTGTGGAAATTATATTAACTGATGCAGGTTCACAGTCAGCATCAGAAGAGCAAAAACCTGTTCTGGTTGCTCCTACGCCTCATACACGCACTAAACTGAAAACCTTGTCCTCTTCAACACCCGGAGCAATTAAACGCGCTCCTGTTAAATCTAAGAAGAAACAGGTTAAACCTAAGAAGAAAGGTATCTTTAAGCGCTTTACCTTGCTGGTAGCTGAATTCTTCAAGGGAAGATTTATCTGGGCTAAGAAGAAACCTGCCCCTGTTTCCGTGGATGCTGAACATGATAAACGTATTGCTGAAAACTATGTCTTTGATGAGGTTCAGGGGATCTATGTTTCACGCTCTGAGCATGAAAAACGTGTCAGGTTTAACAGCAATGACTATCGACCTACCCCTGATAAGATCAGGAGTTTTCCAAGCCATCCTAAAGAAAAACAATATAACGCCGCTAACAATTTGGATTTCCCTTCTCAAGATAATCAAATTAAACCTTCAAGTATAAAAATGGATAACCAAAATTTTCGACCATAA
- a CDS encoding AAA family ATPase: MKIQKIDIKDIGGIKRAIIDFDEYMNIICGPNGIGKTTILDSVAHSFISTNSNVLKRHAQSTNGQINIVLNDCDSIKESNISFEKFDPEDHSYINGLGQAGRKVIYLNISRMFKYVSLSNISKDEERQEHSIYSLLTNGISVADMKNWFAKRCLFVNTPDALSDNNKINLELAKKCFSLLNVEYSFSRVDAKKFDVFVCTPNGEIWYEYLSSGFKSCLSILFGIIKEIELRMSDDDCLAQDFDGIVLIDELEMHLHPEWQSKIVSVLRNTFPATQFIVTTHSPHVIQNAEPNQIIALGTDSNGFTYVRELPSNEFGYTGWTLDEVLKDVMGMEDTRSQKLKNMLAEFDKAIDEENKIEAESIYRELDMALHPSNVLRKMLSIDLSSISEEVEK; encoded by the coding sequence ATGAAAATACAAAAAATTGATATAAAAGATATTGGTGGTATAAAAAGAGCTATTATAGACTTTGATGAATACATGAATATTATTTGTGGTCCAAATGGAATAGGGAAAACTACAATTTTAGACTCTGTGGCACATAGCTTTATTTCTACAAACAGCAATGTCCTCAAAAGACATGCCCAATCTACTAATGGTCAGATAAATATTGTTTTAAATGATTGCGATAGCATCAAAGAAAGCAATATTTCTTTTGAGAAATTTGATCCTGAGGATCACTCTTATATTAATGGATTGGGTCAAGCAGGAAGGAAAGTAATTTATTTGAATATCTCTAGGATGTTCAAGTATGTATCTTTATCTAATATTTCTAAAGATGAGGAAAGACAAGAACATAGCATATATTCACTTTTGACAAATGGGATTTCGGTTGCGGATATGAAAAATTGGTTCGCAAAACGCTGTCTTTTCGTTAATACTCCAGATGCTTTGAGTGATAATAACAAAATTAATTTGGAGTTGGCAAAAAAATGTTTTTCATTGCTCAATGTTGAATATAGTTTTTCTCGTGTGGATGCGAAAAAATTCGATGTCTTCGTATGTACTCCAAATGGAGAAATTTGGTACGAATATCTATCCTCAGGATTTAAATCATGTCTGAGTATTTTATTCGGCATTATCAAAGAGATTGAGCTGAGAATGTCAGATGATGATTGTTTAGCGCAAGATTTTGATGGCATTGTGTTAATCGATGAATTAGAAATGCATCTTCATCCTGAATGGCAATCCAAAATTGTTTCTGTTTTGCGAAATACATTCCCTGCAACACAATTCATAGTTACTACTCATAGTCCTCATGTTATACAAAATGCAGAGCCTAATCAAATAATTGCATTAGGGACCGATAGTAATGGATTTACTTATGTCAGAGAACTTCCAAGTAATGAATTTGGTTATACTGGATGGACATTAGACGAGGTTCTTAAAGATGTAATGGGAATGGAAGATACCAGAAGCCAGAAATTAAAAAATATGCTTGCTGAATTTGACAAAGCCATTGATGAAGAAAATAAAATTGAAGCAGAAAGTATTTATAGAGAATTAGATATGGCACTTCATCCATCAAATGTACTTAGAAAAATGCTTAGCATTGACCTTTCCTCAATAAGCGAGGAGGTTGAAAAGTAA
- a CDS encoding HNH endonuclease yields MIKLERNFTPLFFSPQNVSRLTERFKNNGSHVWHHDDVKNSLMEISDKKCAYCEVKLGEKSTYHEVEHFKDKNDYPDDVIEWNNLLPSCRHCNSSKGTHDVVHEPIINPFNDIPAEYFYIKNFRVKGKNGIGTLTIDVLNLNDREHLVKPRCETGTIISEKLEDSVVLFEEYISNPTNQKKRKLIGTVRGILNECQKSAIFSAVSATILHTSEDYLIIRDIMKANNLWDEDMEQLHLMSRSIKLPTKA; encoded by the coding sequence ATGATTAAGCTGGAAAGAAACTTTACACCTCTATTCTTTTCTCCGCAGAATGTTAGTCGTTTAACTGAAAGATTTAAGAATAATGGTTCACATGTATGGCATCATGATGATGTAAAAAATTCGTTGATGGAAATAAGTGATAAAAAATGTGCGTATTGTGAGGTAAAACTTGGTGAAAAAAGTACTTACCATGAGGTAGAGCATTTTAAGGATAAGAATGATTACCCCGATGATGTAATAGAGTGGAATAATCTATTACCCTCATGTCGTCATTGTAATAGTTCGAAAGGGACTCATGATGTTGTCCATGAACCAATAATTAATCCTTTCAATGATATCCCAGCAGAATATTTTTATATTAAAAATTTTAGAGTAAAAGGAAAAAATGGAATTGGCACTTTGACTATAGATGTTTTAAATCTTAATGATAGAGAACATTTAGTAAAACCACGGTGTGAAACAGGAACTATAATTTCGGAAAAACTAGAGGATTCTGTGGTTTTATTTGAGGAGTATATTTCAAATCCAACAAATCAGAAGAAGAGAAAATTAATCGGTACTGTTAGAGGTATACTGAATGAATGTCAAAAAAGTGCAATATTTTCGGCAGTATCGGCGACAATATTACATACAAGTGAAGACTATCTAATTATACGAGATATTATGAAGGCTAATAATTTATGGGATGAAGATATGGAGCAACTTCATCTCATGTCAAGAAGTATAAAATTACCGACTAAAGCCTAA
- a CDS encoding conjugal transfer protein TraD, whose translation MTTKTIKQQIASAQERLYFLEAKKKQQTKKENTRQKIIFGAEVAKVLGCDIGYVDKELVFGVLLDIQNLHESDIEKYRHNGKTYINTFIIK comes from the coding sequence ATGACAACAAAAACCATCAAACAGCAAATTGCTTCAGCACAGGAACGCCTATACTTCTTGGAAGCTAAAAAGAAACAACAAACAAAAAAAGAGAATACTCGTCAGAAAATTATTTTCGGTGCAGAGGTTGCCAAAGTCTTAGGATGTGATATTGGTTATGTAGATAAAGAGTTAGTCTTTGGGGTTCTGCTCGATATCCAAAATCTTCATGAGAGTGATATCGAAAAATACAGACATAATGGTAAAACCTACATTAATACCTTTATCATTAAATAA
- the pilV gene encoding shufflon system plasmid conjugative transfer pilus tip adhesin PilV, with product MIKQYKKGFSLLELVLVLGVGTAMAFIKFQDMKNEQDVAIANTVGAQIKQVGEAVNRYISIRYDKLSTLTSSTSQSNDPGPRICSSNGCEITYQTLITEGLLPVSYTGINANKSLYKVLLKRSGIAPNYVINGLVMTTAIWNEGGKVRYDLLGKAMQSAGIDSGMTRSPTVASGYGGQWNEKASDYSNITSEGLLAYRVGYDSSMYSVYLRRDGTLPMTGDLNMGGKNINNAKDITAAGTVRAEILKSTGSTNVGDALTVIGNSTLTGAVEAKSTLSVSGASTYGGVVQVNNVINATGNINTTSDINSKRVYSGYIQSTGRITSDEYVQINGIAVSGAACSPNGLIGRSSVGDMLSCQSGVWGSGGKVEVIYGSNPVCSANKIPVARYWTQPGGSNYGNYCTLQTGWAGVTTPSCESCANWEKCHMVYSASWSATACS from the coding sequence ATGATTAAACAATATAAAAAAGGATTTTCCTTATTAGAGTTGGTATTGGTTTTAGGGGTTGGCACTGCAATGGCTTTTATTAAATTTCAAGATATGAAAAATGAGCAAGATGTTGCTATAGCTAATACGGTAGGAGCGCAGATAAAGCAAGTCGGTGAAGCGGTTAATCGCTATATCAGTATTCGATATGACAAGCTTTCAACCCTGACAAGCAGTACCAGTCAATCCAATGATCCGGGGCCAAGAATTTGTTCATCCAATGGCTGTGAAATCACGTATCAGACATTAATTACTGAAGGACTATTGCCTGTCAGTTATACCGGGATAAATGCCAATAAATCTTTATATAAGGTTTTATTGAAACGTTCAGGTATAGCTCCTAACTATGTGATCAATGGCCTTGTGATGACAACGGCAATATGGAATGAAGGAGGGAAAGTTCGCTATGACCTCCTTGGTAAAGCGATGCAATCGGCAGGAATAGACAGCGGAATGACCCGCTCACCCACTGTAGCTTCTGGTTATGGTGGTCAATGGAATGAAAAAGCATCTGACTACAGCAATATCACTTCAGAAGGTTTATTGGCCTATCGTGTAGGCTATGACTCATCAATGTATTCGGTTTATCTGCGCCGTGATGGCACATTGCCAATGACGGGAGATCTGAATATGGGCGGCAAAAATATTAATAACGCCAAAGATATTACTGCTGCAGGCACTGTGAGGGCGGAGATATTAAAATCGACAGGATCAACCAATGTAGGCGATGCCTTAACCGTTATAGGGAATTCGACTTTGACTGGCGCTGTAGAAGCAAAGTCTACCTTATCGGTCAGTGGTGCTTCAACCTATGGAGGTGTTGTTCAGGTTAATAATGTGATTAACGCAACCGGTAATATCAATACGACTTCGGATATTAACAGTAAGCGTGTTTATTCTGGTTATATTCAGTCGACAGGGCGTATCACATCAGATGAGTATGTTCAGATAAATGGGATTGCTGTATCTGGTGCAGCCTGTTCACCTAATGGGCTTATTGGGCGATCAAGTGTAGGGGATATGCTGTCTTGTCAATCCGGTGTTTGGGGTTCAGGTGGAAAGGTCGAAGTTATTTACGGGAGTAATCCTGTATGTTCAGCTAATAAAATCCCTGTAGCACGCTACTGGACGCAACCGGGAGGTTCTAACTATGGCAATTATTGCACCTTACAAACTGGCTGGGCTGGAGTCACGACACCTTCCTGCGAATCGTGTGCAAACTGGGAAAAATGCCATATGGTTTATTCTGCATCATGGTCGGCAACGGCGTGTAGTTAG
- the dcm gene encoding DNA (cytosine-5-)-methyltransferase, translated as MTIITQEIKSEKIHLRITPSQKKNWKILAEQQGISLAAWIENKISMALASNSDFFQKEKYKLISLFSGCGGMDLGFCGNFSFLNKEYKKTKFEIIWANEFNPNAVKTYKKNFSHNIVEGDIWELIDSVPTECDVLIGGFPCQDISINGKRAGVDGKRSGLYLAMVEAVKRSRPKIFIAENVKGLLMKYNEESLARVIKDFSELGYNVSYKLYNSANFGVPQTRERVFIVGTLHGNPLFKEPVDILHKNEWLTCNDAIHDLEKLDEDRTFNHIWSKAKKSPDQGSRRLTKDKPSQTIRAECHGNIQFHYKLDRRISMREAARLQTFPDNFVFESNLRETERQVGNAVPPALAWHLAQAVEEYLDKL; from the coding sequence ATGACAATCATTACACAAGAAATTAAAAGTGAAAAAATACATTTGCGTATTACACCATCTCAGAAAAAAAATTGGAAAATTTTAGCAGAGCAACAAGGCATAAGTTTGGCTGCATGGATTGAAAATAAAATATCTATGGCGCTGGCATCGAATAGCGATTTTTTTCAAAAAGAAAAGTATAAGCTAATTTCTCTTTTCTCAGGCTGTGGTGGTATGGATTTGGGTTTTTGTGGTAATTTTTCTTTTTTGAATAAAGAATATAAAAAAACAAAATTTGAAATTATTTGGGCTAATGAGTTTAATCCTAATGCAGTAAAAACATATAAGAAAAACTTTTCACATAATATAGTTGAAGGCGATATATGGGAACTTATCGATTCAGTCCCTACAGAATGTGATGTATTAATTGGAGGTTTCCCTTGCCAAGATATATCCATTAATGGGAAAAGAGCTGGAGTTGATGGAAAACGCAGTGGTTTATATCTTGCTATGGTAGAAGCTGTTAAGCGCTCGCGTCCAAAAATTTTCATCGCAGAAAATGTTAAAGGACTGCTTATGAAATACAACGAAGAGTCTTTGGCTCGTGTTATAAAGGATTTCAGTGAGTTGGGTTATAATGTTAGTTATAAACTTTATAACTCGGCAAACTTTGGAGTTCCACAAACAAGAGAGCGTGTTTTTATAGTTGGAACACTACATGGAAATCCTCTATTTAAAGAACCTGTGGATATACTACACAAAAATGAATGGTTGACTTGTAATGACGCGATTCATGATTTGGAAAAGCTTGATGAGGATCGAACCTTTAATCATATTTGGAGTAAGGCTAAAAAAAGTCCAGACCAAGGAAGCCGACGCCTAACGAAAGATAAGCCATCTCAAACTATAAGAGCTGAGTGTCATGGCAATATTCAGTTTCATTACAAATTAGATCGTCGTATTTCGATGCGAGAGGCTGCGCGTCTTCAAACATTCCCTGATAATTTTGTTTTTGAATCTAACTTAAGGGAAACTGAAAGGCAGGTTGGAAATGCAGTTCCTCCGGCTTTAGCTTGGCATTTAGCACAAGCGGTTGAAGAATATTTAGATAAATTATAA